In one window of Spartinivicinus marinus DNA:
- a CDS encoding class II aldolase/adducin family protein, translating into MPGRYQGYGFGNLSQRLTAFTPAHNPNCFLITGTQTGALAHLRSADYALVTNACPTQNQLTAEGLAAPSSEALSHAVIYQTLPHINFVFHVHCPTIWQLSQQLAIPCLPASLAYGTPAMATAIASIIKDKQVQTQGIISMLGHEDGLISFGETAEKAGWPLIHYWLLADNG; encoded by the coding sequence ATACCAGGCCGGTATCAAGGTTACGGCTTTGGCAACCTCAGTCAGCGTTTAACAGCTTTCACTCCAGCTCATAATCCAAACTGCTTTCTGATTACTGGTACCCAAACTGGGGCTTTAGCTCATCTCCGCTCTGCGGATTATGCTTTGGTGACTAACGCCTGTCCTACGCAAAATCAGCTGACAGCAGAAGGGTTAGCTGCCCCTTCTTCTGAAGCACTAAGTCATGCTGTCATCTACCAAACCCTACCTCACATCAATTTTGTCTTTCATGTTCATTGCCCAACTATTTGGCAGCTCAGCCAACAGCTTGCTATACCTTGCTTACCTGCTAGTTTGGCTTATGGCACCCCTGCAATGGCAACAGCAATTGCCAGCATAATTAAGGATAAACAGGTACAAACCCAGGGCATTATTAGCATGCTAGGCCATGAAGATGGGTTAATCAGCTTTGGTGAGACGGCAGAAAAAGCAGGTTGGCCATTAATCCATTATTGGTTATTGGCTGATAACGGTTGA
- a CDS encoding aminoacyl-tRNA deacylase, translating into MAMSETLRQYFASRHIRYEMKWHPSSATSYQTALLAHVSPMQIAKPVILKNQLQHYVMAVVPAKSKLQVKIINEMLEHAFHLAKESELQASFRDCELGAIPPVGQAYHMDTIVDDKLLALDDVYLEGGDHEVLIHLHKEDFALLMEGLMHDQITQLEPYGRFYYH; encoded by the coding sequence ATGGCTATGTCAGAAACCTTAAGACAGTACTTTGCCTCTCGTCATATTCGCTATGAGATGAAGTGGCATCCTTCGTCTGCAACATCTTACCAAACCGCTTTACTTGCTCATGTTTCACCTATGCAAATTGCTAAACCCGTTATTCTGAAAAATCAGCTTCAGCATTATGTTATGGCTGTCGTTCCTGCCAAGTCAAAACTACAAGTAAAGATAATTAATGAAATGCTTGAACATGCCTTTCATCTAGCCAAAGAAAGCGAATTACAAGCCAGTTTTCGTGACTGTGAGCTAGGTGCTATTCCCCCTGTTGGTCAGGCTTATCACATGGACACCATTGTAGATGACAAGCTACTGGCATTGGACGATGTTTATTTAGAAGGTGGCGACCATGAGGTATTGATTCATTTACACAAAGAAGATTTTGCTCTGTTAATGGAAGGCCTAATGCATGACCAGATTACCCAGTTAGAACCGTATGGCCGTTTTTATTATCATTAA
- a CDS encoding ion channel, with translation MAHAISDNTPLNDAESTSTNALDIEKELGYWLDNSKPKTEPNVKERLECFAKTGHSMAGFQLQSANLVDVDLVNRGSKTGHNLSDADFYRANLTHAHMFKINLRGASLMKAKLVSANLHCADLENCNLLGADFTNAKLENINWGDHILQENKAVQAEKAGDKDKAHMLYQEAEEVYRNVRKACENQGLFESAGKFFYREMTMRRRQLPVFSPHRVLSKTVDLFCGYGEKPLRVVGFSLTLIALCACLYFLFGIEEDGGVTGLNTSLGLWENLRQFGGCLYFSVVTFTTLGYGDITPLGMARPIAAIEAFSGSFTMALFVVVFVKKMTR, from the coding sequence ATGGCTCATGCCATATCAGATAATACCCCTTTAAATGATGCTGAAAGCACATCAACTAATGCCCTTGATATAGAGAAAGAGCTGGGTTATTGGCTTGATAATAGCAAACCAAAAACCGAGCCCAACGTTAAGGAGCGCCTGGAATGTTTTGCTAAAACAGGCCATAGTATGGCGGGGTTTCAACTGCAATCAGCTAATTTAGTTGATGTTGATCTGGTGAACAGAGGATCTAAAACAGGCCATAACCTTTCAGATGCAGATTTTTACCGGGCCAATCTTACCCATGCGCATATGTTTAAAATTAATTTACGTGGTGCATCGTTAATGAAGGCTAAATTGGTTAGCGCAAACTTGCATTGTGCTGATTTAGAAAATTGCAACTTGCTAGGGGCTGATTTTACCAATGCTAAGTTAGAAAATATTAATTGGGGTGATCACATACTGCAAGAGAACAAGGCAGTTCAAGCAGAGAAAGCTGGAGATAAAGATAAAGCGCATATGCTCTATCAAGAAGCAGAAGAAGTATATCGTAATGTACGTAAAGCTTGTGAAAATCAGGGGCTTTTTGAGAGTGCGGGCAAATTTTTTTACCGTGAAATGACCATGCGTAGAAGGCAGCTGCCAGTTTTTTCTCCCCACCGCGTACTTTCTAAAACCGTTGATTTATTTTGTGGCTATGGTGAAAAACCATTAAGAGTGGTGGGTTTTTCTTTAACGCTGATAGCGTTATGTGCCTGTCTATATTTTTTGTTTGGCATTGAAGAGGACGGAGGCGTCACCGGGTTAAACACCAGTTTAGGTCTATGGGAAAACTTACGACAGTTTGGTGGTTGCCTTTACTTTAGTGTGGTGACGTTTACTACCTTGGGCTATGGCGATATCACGCCATTGGGGATGGCAAGACCCATTGCAGCTATTGAAGCATTCAGTGGTAGTTTTACCATGGCGCTTTTTGTGGTTGTTTTTGTGAAAAAAATGACCAGATAG